A genome region from Lactobacillus sp. ESL0791 includes the following:
- the rpsT gene encoding 30S ribosomal protein S20 gives MPQIKSAIKRVKTQDAARKRNAAQLNNLRTAVKKFKTAQAAGAENASELHVAAARALDKAASKGLIHKNKANRDKSRLAKLAK, from the coding sequence ATGCCACAAATTAAATCAGCGATTAAACGTGTGAAAACTCAAGATGCTGCCAGAAAGCGTAATGCTGCTCAGTTGAACAATTTACGGACTGCCGTTAAGAAGTTCAAGACTGCTCAAGCAGCTGGTGCCGAAAACGCCTCCGAATTACATGTTGCTGCTGCCCGTGCTTTGGACAAAGCTGCTTCAAAAGGCTTAATTCATAAGAACAAGGCTAACCGCGATAAGAGTCGTTTGGCTAAATTAGCTAAATAA
- the rpsO gene encoding 30S ribosomal protein S15 has product MAISKTEKNEIIAKYATHEGDTGSTEVQVALLTADINNLTDHMKSHSHDHHSYVGLLKKIGHRRNLLRYLQNSDVNRYRELIKSLGLRR; this is encoded by the coding sequence ATGGCTATTTCAAAAACTGAAAAGAATGAAATTATTGCAAAGTATGCAACTCATGAAGGCGATACTGGCTCAACTGAGGTTCAAGTTGCTCTGCTTACAGCAGACATCAACAATTTGACTGACCACATGAAGTCTCATTCACACGACCACCATTCATATGTTGGTTTGCTGAAGAAGATTGGTCACCGTCGTAACTTGCTTCGTTACTTGCAAAACAGTGATGTTAACCGTTACCGTGAACTAATTAAGAGTTTGGGTTTACGTCGTTAA
- a CDS encoding ribonuclease J — translation MTEQVKIMILSGVREQGKDMFAVQVNDEIFVLDAGLKYPDSSLFGIDVVIPDLDFFEQYGDRVVGIFLTHGHADSIGALPYILRKYDIPVFGSDLTIELAKINVKRDNKRVKNSNFHVIDENTEIDFKNANISFFHTTHSIPGSLGIDVHTPAGEVVYTGDFKFDPSATANYRTNMDRLAEIEQKGVLALLSDSSNAEAFFPSASEQDIGKYVTNVFRNTAGRIIVAAKASNLNRVQEVLNAAHATGRKVLLTGRDAGKIVRTSMKLGYLKVPNGLLMRVKDLKTIPDEKTVILETGQMGEPLDSLQKMAKKRHSMITIHKGDLVFIATTPSHAVETMVAETSDLVYRAGGTVIQLGRDKHTSGHATGRDLQILINMLKPKFLIPVIGEYRLLEVHKDLAIKAGIDKDNVFITKNGDCLNYDFKQERLYLTDPVPGEDTMIDGSGIGDVGNIVLRDREVLSDDGIFIAVATIDRRKKQIVSQPQVTSRGFVYIKANHKLMHDAVELIKETINNNFTNKKFDWTELKQDVRNDLEKFLYKQTNRRPVVLPVIMEVNQNRHRAMQKRDSQVPATYKSGGNQIARTGSAQQLFANKKD, via the coding sequence ATGACTGAACAAGTTAAGATAATGATTTTAAGCGGTGTGCGTGAACAAGGTAAGGACATGTTTGCCGTTCAAGTTAATGATGAAATTTTTGTGCTTGATGCGGGCTTAAAGTATCCTGATAGCTCTTTATTTGGAATAGATGTGGTTATTCCAGACCTTGATTTCTTTGAACAATATGGGGATCGGGTAGTGGGTATTTTCCTAACTCACGGACACGCTGATTCAATTGGCGCTTTGCCATATATTTTGCGTAAATATGATATTCCTGTTTTTGGTTCTGATTTAACGATTGAGTTAGCCAAGATTAACGTTAAGCGGGACAATAAGCGGGTGAAAAACAGCAATTTCCATGTAATTGATGAAAATACCGAAATTGACTTTAAAAATGCCAACATTTCGTTTTTCCACACAACCCATTCGATTCCAGGATCCTTGGGAATCGATGTCCATACACCAGCTGGTGAAGTTGTTTATACCGGTGACTTTAAATTTGATCCTTCGGCTACGGCAAATTACCGTACGAACATGGATCGGTTGGCAGAAATTGAACAAAAGGGTGTACTTGCCTTGTTAAGCGACTCTTCAAATGCCGAGGCCTTTTTCCCCAGTGCATCTGAACAAGACATTGGTAAATATGTGACCAATGTCTTTCGCAATACTGCAGGGCGAATTATTGTTGCAGCTAAGGCATCCAACCTGAATCGGGTTCAGGAAGTATTAAACGCAGCCCATGCTACAGGACGCAAAGTTTTGCTCACAGGACGGGATGCCGGTAAAATTGTTCGGACGTCAATGAAATTGGGTTATTTAAAGGTTCCTAATGGCTTATTAATGCGGGTAAAGGACCTGAAGACCATTCCTGATGAAAAAACAGTCATCTTGGAAACCGGCCAGATGGGTGAGCCGCTGGATTCACTACAAAAAATGGCAAAGAAGCGTCACAGCATGATTACCATTCACAAGGGGGACCTTGTTTTTATTGCGACAACTCCGTCGCATGCGGTTGAAACAATGGTCGCTGAAACCAGTGACTTGGTTTATCGTGCCGGCGGAACTGTCATCCAGTTAGGCCGGGATAAGCATACAAGTGGTCACGCAACGGGCCGCGACCTGCAGATTTTGATTAATATGCTTAAGCCCAAGTTTTTGATTCCAGTAATTGGGGAATACCGCTTACTGGAAGTCCACAAGGATCTGGCAATTAAGGCGGGCATTGATAAAGATAATGTTTTTATCACGAAAAATGGTGACTGTCTCAATTATGACTTTAAGCAGGAACGCTTATATCTGACTGATCCGGTTCCAGGCGAAGATACGATGATTGATGGCTCTGGTATCGGTGATGTCGGTAATATCGTTTTGCGCGATCGTGAAGTGCTTTCTGATGACGGAATTTTTATTGCTGTTGCCACAATTGACCGCCGTAAAAAACAGATTGTTTCGCAGCCGCAGGTTACAAGCCGTGGGTTTGTTTACATCAAGGCTAACCACAAATTAATGCACGATGCTGTCGAGCTGATCAAAGAAACGATCAATAATAATTTTACTAACAAAAAATTTGATTGGACTGAGCTTAAGCAAGATGTCAGAAATGACCTGGAAAAATTCTTGTATAAGCAAACTAATCGGCGCCCAGTAGTTTTGCCGGTAATAATGGAAGTAAACCAAAATCGGCACCGTGCAATGCAGAAACGCGATAGTCAAGTTCCCGCTACTTATAAGAGCGGTGGCAACCAAATTGCCCGGACTGGTTCTGCCCAGCAGTTGTTTGCCAACAAGAAAGATTAA
- a CDS encoding tetratricopeptide repeat protein produces MASLSQTNLGKLAAEAETKGNVSLAIQYLEEALRTDRDAEIICKLGRLYLKNKQANQAYALIKEEPDLFSDQRIFALYCATLQANHFMIEALQLEHLRGKKLPVIVKAVDLKEQQRLMRQFRQLKQVNQRDYQSLLKLDLPNFKSFAQSLLFDPSQNFAVRLSLCEDLIKLGIKDKIHVWVIGKEGSFIPAQTQLLEKNTIYREVVAAIGSKYYHQPSQLPLALSEANLLLGSLFPQLSRYVDDPDSFASDLASFIETHQGRGHQKLFEQVYENLSQ; encoded by the coding sequence ATGGCGTCGTTAAGTCAAACAAACTTAGGTAAACTCGCGGCTGAAGCTGAGACTAAAGGCAACGTCTCTTTAGCAATTCAGTACCTGGAAGAAGCGCTGCGGACAGACCGGGATGCAGAAATAATCTGCAAACTAGGCCGCTTGTATTTAAAGAATAAACAAGCAAATCAAGCTTACGCTTTAATTAAGGAAGAACCGGATTTGTTTTCGGATCAGCGTATTTTTGCATTATATTGCGCTACTTTGCAGGCGAATCATTTTATGATTGAAGCACTGCAGCTGGAACACTTGCGCGGGAAGAAGCTTCCTGTAATTGTTAAAGCGGTAGATTTGAAGGAGCAGCAAAGACTGATGCGGCAATTTAGGCAGCTAAAACAAGTTAATCAGAGAGATTATCAAAGTTTGCTTAAATTAGATTTGCCTAATTTTAAAAGTTTTGCGCAAAGCCTGCTGTTTGATCCCAGCCAAAATTTTGCAGTGCGCCTTTCACTATGCGAGGATTTAATTAAACTTGGAATCAAGGATAAAATTCATGTTTGGGTAATCGGCAAAGAGGGGAGCTTTATTCCGGCTCAAACCCAACTGCTGGAAAAGAACACGATTTATCGAGAAGTCGTTGCTGCAATTGGCAGTAAATACTACCACCAGCCCAGTCAGCTTCCGCTTGCTTTGAGTGAAGCTAATCTTTTATTGGGCAGCTTGTTTCCGCAATTATCAAGATACGTTGATGATCCGGATAGTTTTGCCAGTGACTTAGCTTCTTTCATTGAAACGCATCAGGGGCGGGGACACCAAAAATTATTTGAGCAGGTTTATGAAAATTTGTCGCAATAA
- the tuf gene encoding elongation factor Tu — protein sequence MAEKEHYERTKPHVNIGTIGHVDHGKTTLTAAITKVLSEKGLAKAEDYSEIDAAPEEKERGITINTAHVEYETEKRHYAHMDAPGHADYIKNMITGAAQMDGAILVVAATDGPMPQTREHILLARQVGVNYIVVFLNKTDLVDDPELIDLVEMEVRDLLTEYDYPGDDIPVIRGSALKALQGDKEQEEVIMKLMDTVDEYIPTPKRETDKPFLMPVEDVFTITGRGTVASGRIDRGTVKIGDEVEIVGLVEKVLKSVVTGLEMFHKTLDLGEAGDNVGVLLRGIDRDQVVRGQVLAAPGSIQTHREFKGQVYVLKKEEGGRHTPFFSDYRPQFYFHTTDITGEIELPEGTEMVMPGDNTEFTVKLIKPAAIEKGTKFTIREGGRTVGAGQVTEILD from the coding sequence ATGGCAGAGAAAGAACATTACGAAAGAACTAAGCCACACGTAAACATTGGTACCATTGGTCACGTTGACCATGGTAAGACCACTTTAACTGCGGCAATTACTAAAGTTTTGTCTGAAAAAGGACTGGCAAAAGCTGAAGATTATTCAGAAATTGATGCTGCTCCAGAAGAAAAAGAGCGTGGTATTACTATCAATACTGCTCACGTTGAGTACGAGACTGAAAAACGTCACTATGCTCACATGGATGCTCCGGGTCACGCCGACTATATCAAGAACATGATTACTGGTGCGGCACAAATGGATGGTGCCATCTTAGTTGTTGCTGCAACTGATGGACCAATGCCGCAAACTCGTGAGCACATCTTGCTTGCTCGTCAAGTTGGTGTTAACTACATTGTTGTTTTCTTAAACAAGACTGATCTGGTTGACGATCCAGAATTAATCGATTTGGTTGAAATGGAAGTTCGTGACTTGCTTACCGAATACGATTACCCTGGTGATGATATTCCAGTTATCCGTGGTTCAGCTTTGAAGGCTTTGCAAGGTGACAAGGAACAAGAAGAAGTTATCATGAAGTTAATGGACACGGTTGATGAATACATTCCAACTCCAAAACGTGAAACTGATAAACCATTCTTGATGCCAGTTGAAGATGTCTTCACAATTACTGGTCGTGGTACAGTTGCTTCTGGTCGTATTGACCGTGGTACTGTAAAGATCGGTGATGAAGTTGAGATCGTCGGCTTAGTTGAAAAGGTTTTGAAGTCAGTTGTTACTGGTTTGGAAATGTTCCACAAGACTTTGGACTTAGGTGAAGCCGGTGATAATGTTGGTGTATTGCTTCGTGGTATTGACCGTGATCAAGTTGTCCGTGGCCAAGTTTTAGCTGCACCTGGTTCAATTCAAACTCATCGTGAGTTCAAGGGTCAAGTTTATGTATTGAAGAAGGAAGAAGGAGGACGTCATACGCCATTCTTCTCAGATTACCGTCCTCAATTCTATTTCCACACTACTGATATTACTGGTGAAATTGAATTGCCAGAAGGTACTGAAATGGTTATGCCTGGTGATAACACTGAATTTACTGTTAAGTTGATTAAACCAGCAGCTATTGAAAAGGGTACTAAGTTCACTATTCGTGAAGGTGGTCGTACTGTTGGTGCTGGTCAGGTTACTGAAATTCTTGACTAG
- the tig gene encoding trigger factor, whose product MSVKWEKTGKTAGELTFDISQDEVNLGLNQAFRRIKKNLRVPGFRKGHVSRVIFDQYYGEESLYEDALNLVLPNAYSAAVKETGIAAVGQPQIQPVSMDKGKDWTMKAIVSVEPEVKLGEYKGIEVPKQSTRVYAKDVDAELDKKREQNAELILKKDKAEKGDTVTIDYKGTVDGKEFDGGSAEDYQLELGSKTFIPGFEDQLIGHKAGDEVDVVVTFPEDYGAKDLAGKEAHFATKLHEVKAKQLPKLDDEFAKDVDDSVDTLDELKEKIKKDLKEQREAAAKDEIQAAAVEGAVNNAKIDEIPDAMIQEDVDTQMNQYLGNMQRQGIDPQTYYKLTNTNEQQLRAQISQDAEERVKTNLVLEAIVKAEKLEATEDEKNKEIKDLAAEYKMDEKTVRSTLTDDMLNHDITVRKAVDLVTDNAKQVAKAKLKDENKDDEKSDK is encoded by the coding sequence ATGTCTGTAAAATGGGAAAAAACCGGCAAGACTGCTGGTGAACTTACTTTTGATATTTCTCAAGATGAGGTTAATTTAGGCTTAAATCAGGCCTTTAGAAGGATAAAGAAGAATTTACGCGTTCCGGGCTTCAGGAAGGGGCACGTTTCAAGAGTTATTTTTGATCAATATTATGGTGAGGAGTCACTCTATGAAGATGCATTGAATCTTGTTTTGCCAAATGCTTATTCGGCTGCGGTTAAAGAAACGGGAATTGCTGCTGTAGGTCAGCCGCAAATTCAACCGGTATCAATGGATAAGGGTAAAGACTGGACAATGAAGGCAATTGTTTCAGTTGAACCAGAAGTTAAATTGGGTGAATACAAGGGAATTGAAGTTCCTAAGCAAAGTACACGTGTTTATGCTAAAGATGTTGATGCAGAACTTGACAAGAAGCGTGAGCAAAATGCTGAACTTATTCTTAAAAAGGACAAGGCTGAAAAAGGTGATACTGTCACAATTGACTATAAGGGTACAGTTGATGGTAAGGAATTTGATGGTGGCTCAGCAGAAGACTATCAGCTTGAATTAGGATCAAAGACCTTTATTCCGGGTTTTGAGGATCAGCTGATTGGTCATAAAGCCGGTGATGAAGTTGACGTTGTAGTGACTTTTCCTGAAGATTATGGTGCAAAGGATCTAGCTGGCAAAGAAGCGCATTTTGCAACTAAACTTCATGAAGTCAAAGCAAAACAGCTTCCTAAGTTAGATGATGAATTTGCTAAGGATGTAGATGATTCAGTTGATACGCTTGATGAATTAAAGGAAAAAATCAAGAAGGACTTGAAGGAGCAACGTGAAGCAGCTGCTAAAGATGAAATTCAAGCAGCAGCTGTTGAAGGTGCAGTGAATAACGCGAAGATTGACGAGATTCCTGATGCAATGATTCAAGAAGATGTTGATACGCAAATGAACCAATACTTGGGCAACATGCAGCGTCAAGGAATTGATCCACAGACATATTACAAGTTAACCAATACCAATGAGCAACAATTGCGTGCACAAATTTCACAAGATGCCGAAGAAAGAGTTAAGACTAATTTAGTACTTGAAGCCATTGTGAAAGCCGAAAAGCTTGAAGCAACTGAAGACGAAAAAAATAAAGAAATTAAAGACTTGGCTGCAGAATACAAGATGGATGAGAAAACAGTTCGTTCTACTTTAACTGATGACATGCTGAATCATGATATCACTGTGCGTAAAGCCGTTGATCTTGTTACTGATAATGCAAAACAAGTTGCTAAAGCAAAGCTTAAAGATGAAAATAAAGACGATGAAAAGTCTGATAAATAG